AAAGGTTTTCTGTTGCTATAAACTGAGAAAATACTAGTGTATATTAACAGAGGCTGTTTTAAAATGCCTGGTTTAATTTCAGCTCTAAAAGTGTTTAgcagcacttcttttttttctgtcaaggatATCCTTTTGTAGAAACTGTAACATAGactttttcatttattaaaatttaattacTCAGAGATTAACTTTATCCTGAGTATACAGTTTAATTTTACCCTCTGACATAGGAAAGGTGGAGTCTTAACTTAACTTCTAGCTGTCAAACATTATTTTTCTAGTCAAAGCTAATCTCTTGTGTCTCAGTTGAGTCAGTGGAGAGGGGTGAATTCTCCAGAGAAACagtctctctcttccctcttttagTGTAGTGGCTATAGAGAACTAGCTTAAACTAAATAGCCTTCTAAAATGTAGGTAATGTGGAGTGAAAAGAATTCCATCTTTTCTTGATAAAAGCAAAAACttggaaaagttttcttttatcCACCTctaacttttttcttcccttcccctccccctcagGGAAGCTTATGCtataggaaagaaggaaaagcctCCTTTCTTACCAGAGGAACCATCCTCCTCCTCAGAAGAAGATGATCCTATTCCGGATGAGTTGTTATGTCTGATTTGCAAAGATATAATGAACGATGCGGTTGTTATTCCCTGCTGTGGAAACAGTTATTGTGACGAATGTAAGTATTTACTCCAACGTTTGTTTATTCAGAACATCAAATCTGATCTTGTGAAAGCAGAAATAGGAGCTAATTTTTTTGTTACCAGCTCTATTTAATACTTAAGTATACCGTATTGGGAAAGGACTCCCTTGatataaagaagaagaaagggcGGCTTCTTTGCCTTCTTGAAAAATTAGTTGAATGCTTTTTACATGGAAAAGAATGAGTATGAGAAGAGTACACAATTCTGCAGCTCATTACAGTACTAAATATTTAACGTGTAGTTTGTCTCCAGCCCTTCTCTCTTGCTGTATAAAATATTACTATTATGTATTCAACCCTGATGATTTACTGTGGACTGAAAGAGGATAGTTAGGCATTTAATCCAAATTCTTCTTAAAGGGACAGTTGTTTTAAACCTTTAGGACCCAAACTTactgatgctttttaaaaatgtattttatcattAATTTTGAGGTTGGTAACTTTTACTATACCAGATAGTGGGAAAAAGACTAGTCAAAACAGCAAGAACACAGCCTGTTCTACATCTTCAAATGTTAGGATTGTAAAATGTCAAAAATGTGTACTTATTTGCTCTATACTATACCTTTTTTACACTTTTAAACATTTACAGCTTTATGCTCTCAATTCAAGACCATGTTCACCTATTGATTGTGCACGTGTTTTTATAGTTATAACCCCCCAAAATCTATTAGTTTggcaaaaaatatatttgattCTAATTATTCACAGGTATCAGAACAGCACTATTGGAATCTGAGGAACATACCTGTCCGACTTGTCATCAAACAGATGTTTCTCCTGATGCTTTAATTGCCAACAAGTTTCTACGCCAGGTAACAAGATCTCTTTTATGTGAACTGTTTGTAAGAAAAGTCTATTTGTAAATAGctgagggaaaataaaataataatttgtctTCTTGAGTAAGGCTAATAATAGGTAAAGTATCTGAAAAGTAAATTTAAAGAGGCTTATGACCTTTACACGCAGACCTGGAAACTTTTGGTCGCGTTTTTGTTTAATAATGATTGCCTCACTTTCACATTGAGTGGTAGCACTAGGCTTGAAATCAAGCAGTTTAAACACTGATATTAGTGATCAGTAACTCTATGAAAGGTACTTGTTTTTAATGTGATGCATTCATATATCTGTATGTTGATTTATTTTAGGATTGATAGCATTTAAAGGAGTACACAAGTAATCTTattctgtgaaggctgaagtTTTACATGAGTCTTTCAtaaatttttttctgcctctaGGCCGTGAACAACTTCAAAAATGAAACTGGGTACACAAAGAGGCTCCGTAAGCAGattcagcagcaacagcagcagcagccacctccaccaccaccaccaccacccccaccccccctaATGAGACAAACAATAACACGCAACCTGCAGCCTCTACTCAGGCCAACAATTTCCAGACAGCAGGATCCACTAATGATTCCATTAGCTGCTCTGTCTTctcattctgctgctgctttgtcaTTGGCTCCTGGGCAGTCATCTTTGGCAGCTGCTCTGCCAGTAAATCCGTCTTCTGCCGCTGTCTCTGATCTCCCTCCAGCAGTGTCCCTATCTCTCCGCTCTGAAAAGCCAGATGGACCTTTTCAGTAAGTAAATCTGTAGGTCAACACAAATAGAAAACACATCAAAACACTTAAGTTATATTCTCCCTCTTGAGCTTCTCATGTAGCTATTTATAAATCATTAGTGACAGTTCCCAGTAGTTGTGGAAgttctgttttttctcatcttttattGCTTTGAATGAGGACACTTGATAAGTTGGAAGTGTGCCTCACATAAGAACATTCTCAAAAGTTTCTTATTTGATTCCCTATCAGACATTCAGTACCGGCTTATCCTGTAAtaggaacttttttttccagtagtcctttgatatatatatattttttaattcctaaagTAACCATTTAGTTACCATCCAATTGTTAAGTGTTCTTGATTCTATTAATTTCTCTTTATTAGCGAAGAAATTGTGTTTTCATGGAAAGTGTAAAAGCACATTTGTAGGTAAAATTGACCAGATGTATTCACATTACCTTTTTCTAAAACAGTTCTATCATCAGTATTGTAAGTCAGAATCATCCTCAGTAATATACATAGTCTAGCCATGACCCATACAGATTTGGATGTAATCATTATTTAAATCATTCTTTAAAAACCATGTGAATTTCCAGTATTTACAAACATAAAACTCTGACTGCAACCCAGCGAAGTCATGTGAAAATATATTGTAAGGAACTATTTGAACTATTGTTTAAGGTTTATAACCTTTCAGTTTTGTGGACTGAATGCTAATAGCTCCTCTGTCCAGAAGACTGTCAGGCTCAGTTTTACTGTGGAATAGAAAGGGCCACAATTCAAAAGAACCTCTAAGGCAATCTCTAAGCTAGCTTATAAACATTTCCAAATAGAATTTCAGTTCTTACATCTTCCAGAACTGAGGTTCAGTGTGTAGGTTATACATGCTCTAAGCCTTGCATTTGCAACTAGCTTAATAAAATACTTTTCTCGTGACCTTTCTCTTTAAATGTTAGTAATCCAAATGGACTTTTTCAGTGCTTCATTTGTAATCAGCTAACTTTACATATGTAAATCTGTtctaagattatttttaatgtatactTTCATTTACAATAGTCTTCTCTTAccttgcattttatatttttcagtaGCATTTTAAAACACTAGATTTGACtaataaaacttttttcctaGTGATGCTGATGTTATACCTCCTGCTGCTCTTGTGACTGCCTCTGAACTTGTTAAATCATCTTCTGTTCTGTCAATCAGCAGTTTGATGGAAGAGAAggtaaattttatttcagcatataTAGTGATTCCTGTATTTTAGTAGAGCTTAGTTTCTAACTGTTTGCATTTATTCACAAGGGCTATCAGGTTCCTGTACTAAGACAACCAGCATTACAAAGTCTTCTAGGCTCACAAGGACAATCAATACCCACAACTGGTAAGTATCTGCCACTtgagaatttcttttaaaaaattatcttcATAGAAActgaataggattttttttaactctttcccCCTCATCCCTCCAAAAGGTCAGCCAATGAGAGCCAGTACAGTACGCTCagcaggcagcaggccaggctgggAACCGTAAGTACATTCTACAGAAATTCAATATATTAGTACTCATAACCTGTTGATTAGACAGTTACACACAACATAACAGATGATTTGTAATGCAATAAGTATGCACATGTAgttatggaaaaaaacaagtggtaattaatttttaaatgctttagtcTGAATTAGCCCTAACAAAGGGGGATCTGTGCTCTCAGTAAGACTATTTAAAAGAAAGCTCCAGTGTATAATTGAAAAGTTACtctgaaaaattagaaaatttCAAGGAACCCatagatttaaaaattaaatataattaaaacattAGGTGGAGAGCCACCCTTTTGATTACCAGCTGAATAGGGCTGAAGAAATTGATTTCCCATTAGAAATAAGCCTCCAACACTGTGTTTAACAATGTAGTTAATACTGATTGAGCAAATTATTGAAAAGTCCGCCTGTTATCTTGCAACAATTTGAAATTTCTTCAGCTTAGTCTTCTTGAACAGCCaagctgctttctctcagttGGAGTGAGAGTCAGTTTTACCTATTACTACAGTGTCAAGTTTGTCCGTCTTTCTGGGATATATTTGTTATAGATAGGTTATAAGGATGTATTATGTTTTATAAGCTCTTaaagataaagcaaaacaaaacaggatcCATCCCACAGATAATCTAAAATATCAAATTCAGTAAGCAAGAAAGTAGCAATTTGGGGACAAGAACAGGCCAAATGCATCATCATGAGGACAACAACATAGGAAGTCTTTATGGAAGAAGTTAGAAGAAGTTCAAGAGAAGAATAGTTAATATTTGTGCAGTACTTTGAAGATCAGAAGTGTGAAGTATTAAGTATATCAAGGAGTGGCAGAGGAGCGGTGGGCGCTTGGCACATGGGAAATGGGAGTCTATTTTAAGCATAGGCAGCCTCCATCCACAGTTGCAAAGCTGAGtatgaggagagaagactgagggaaCTGTTGGGGGTGAGGATGTTGAAAGCCAAGTATGAGGAACAAGAAATGAGTATAGTCTCAAAtgaacagaaagcagggagaaaaatgcttattttgaaaACAAGAAGTGCTTACCACCATGCTCCCACTTCGTTCGCTTTCCTATTTAAGATCAGGGCAGAGTGTAACAAACAGTGACACATGTTTTTGGGTTTCTTTAGAAGTTCAAATCGAGGACGCCCGCATAGTGAACGTACACAAAGGACTCAGGCCCCAACACTACCAGCATCAACACCAGTCTTTGTGCCTGTGCCTCCACCTCCCTTGTATCCTCCACCTCCCCATGCACTTCCTCTTCCACCGGGGGTACCACCACCACAGTTTCCTCCTCAGTTTCCACCTGGTCAGCCTCCATCTGCTGGGTACACTGTCCCCCCTCCAGGATATCCCCCAGCTCCTGCAAACATGTCATCAGCTTGGGTACCAACAGCAGTACCAACGGCTCATTCAAATACCATCCCAACGACACAAGCACCTCCTTTATCTAGGGAGGAGTTTTACAGAGAACAACGGAGACTTAAAGAGGAGTAAGTATTTGGCTCAATGAAGTTgcgttatttttcatttttgtatttcaatAGCATATCGGACTGCAGTTACACTAAAGTGCATCTGGCATAAGCAAAAATGAcatataaagcatttttttccagtataCTTTTTCATTGCAGATGGTAAACATGCAAAGCTAAAGCAAGACAAATGTAATTCTAAAACTTTCCCTAAAAACTCATAGGAATTCTAAACTGTTTTTGCTTAAATAGGATGTTCACCTTTTGCATTTGCATGCAATATACATTTTCTCATATTGGCCATGTTTTGTTTCTTGATGTCTTTTTGTAATAAAGGTCAAACTATAATTGTAATAAAGGTCAAACTTATtttaacagggaaaagaaaaagtccaAACTTGATGAGTTTACAAATGATTTTGCTAAGGAATTGATGGAATATAAAAAGATTCAAAAGGAGCGTAGGCGTTCGTTTTCCAGGTAACTGCTTTACATGTCCGTAATGGAGAAGCAGATTGTCTAGAAGAATGAGAAGGAGTTCCACTCCACCTCTCTATCTTTAGATGGATTGGATGATTCGAGGGATAAGCAGTGACAGGAGTTTCATATGTAGGTTACTAGCTCAAGTACGGCAGAGATTACAATTGACTGATAGCTATAATTTGGCAGCAGTTGTTAAGGAACAGGTGTCTTTATTAGTAAAGCATCTCTATAATGACATCCTTCACCTCCTGACAATCTTGAGGAGGCTAAAAACTGGATAGATGTTGTTGCTGGATTTTCTTCGTCTCCCTAATTCTGATTGTAACCAACCAAAGCACTTCGGAGGAGATACGAGAGAAATTGTCTTccgttttctctttgtttatctgATGTAGACACATGGAAAGATTTTTATCCTGGACTGCAAACTGGTGGCTTTCACTAGTGTTTTGTTGACATTGTTAAATTTTTTGTAGGAATTAAAAGATCTGACTTCTTTTTTTATGAAATCTTAAATTGTTAAATTGTTGAAGGACTTGTGAGAGGAAGAACGATGCTAATGAGCATGTGTGGAATAATGTGAAATGGTTCTTGTCAAGGAAAATACTCAGGGTAGTCAACATTTTATATCCAAAAAAATCACTTGGGCATCAGTCTGAATAGTTCTCCATTACTAAATGTCATTAATATCATTCTAAGAGTAAGTGTTGAATCATAGTATTACTAGAGGCTGAGTTTGAAAACTTTTAGATATGATTTTACTTGCATTGAGGTCGCTGTCCTTGGTTTGAGCTAGAGATATGTGCAGAACTTTGCTAGGACATCTAGCTAGAAGTGTTGATCCAGTAGTACTGTATGTAACATTGCAGTACAAAGTATTACACATCTTTCCATAAATTGCCAAATAAGCAGTAAAGTTAAATTGACTGAGCTAGCATTTTAAAACTTAGCTTTACTGCCTTCAGACTAAATCATGTTCTGTTGATGCTTGGTACTGCACTGTAGCCATTAAGACTTGCTCTTTTTGCATCTTACTGCAACAAAAATGATTTGCACAGCATGTGGTTGCTGACTAGTGAAAAATTTGTGCATTCTTGTACCAGTAGAGGCCAGTATACACCACCTTAAATCAATCAGTAGATATGGTAGTTAATATGATAGAAGTGAGTGGAATTAGACGTactcttcctgtatgtttttacACTAACAAAGCAGCAGCTGTTCTGTCTTGTAAGCAGAAACTTTTACATATTATCAAGTTCTTCAATTTGCAGTAGCATTATGTCAGCAGCTGAAAGAAGCTTTGACATAAGcatatggagagagagaaaaaaaacaaaaaccaaatttgagaggaaaaaaagttgggGTGAGCAACTGTTTTGAAttaacttcatttattttttttgtattgtgttttttttaaggtcCAAGTCTCCCTATAGTGCTTCATCTTACTCTAGAAGTTCATATACCTACTCCAAGTCAAGATCAGGTTCTTCCCGCTCCCGCTCCTACTCTCGGTCGTTTAGTCGTTCCCATTCACGTTCCTACTCACGATCACCTCCGTATCCAAGAAGAGGCAAAGGAAAAAGTCGTAACTATCGTTCTAGGTCAAGGTCACATGGTTATCACCGCTCGAGGTCAAGATCACCACCGTATAGAAGATACCATTCACGATCAAGGTCTCCAATATTTAGAGGCcagtctcccaccaaaaggactATACCacaaggggaaggagaaagggagtaTTTTAACAGGTACAGAGAAGTTCCACCGTATGATATGAAAGCTTACTATGGCCGATCTGTTGATTTTAGAGAtccatttgaaaaagaaagatacaGAGAATGGGAAAGGAATTATAGAGAATGGTATGAGAAGTTTTACAAGGGCTATGCTGTTGGAGCTCAACCTCGACCTCCAGTAAATAGAGAGAACTTTTCTCCAGAGAGGTTTGGTCCACCTGGAGCCAGACGAGAGAATTCACCATACACTCGGGGACGTAGGGAGGATTATGCTGGTGGGCAAAGCCATAGAAATCGAAATATAGGTGGAAATTACCCTGAAAAACCTTCTGGAAGAGAGAGCCATGGCATCAAAGATCCtacaaaatcaaaagaaaaggaGGTGGAAAATCCACTGGGAGATGGCAAGGGAAATAAACATAAAAAACACCGAAAGAGAAGAAAAGGCGATGAAAACGAAGGATTTCCCAATGCTGAGTTGTTAGAAGGTGCAAGAAAACCAAGAGAACCAGTTACAGCAGAAGACATCAAAGCAGACTCTCTGTTCATGCTCCCCAGTAGAGATGATGCTACCCCTGTGAGAGATGAACCTATGGAAGCAGATTCTATTGCTTTTAAACCAGtgtctgaaaaggagaaaaaagagaaagataagcCAAAAGCAAAAGTTGACAAGACAAAACGGAAAGCAGAAGTAGCTGTTCCTCCTAAGAAAGACAGTATAATAAAACCAACTaaagcttcccaggagaaggtaGACACTGATCGTGAAAAATCTCCTCGAACAGAACCTCCTGCGAAAAAAGCGAAGGAGGAGTTGCCAAAGACAGACAGTGTTAAAACATCCTCATCTCAAAAGGACGAGAAGACTCTTGGTACACCACGGAAAGTTCATCCAAAAGTGACAAAAGATCACCCAGAAACCAGACCAGCCAAGGAAGAAAAGACCAAGAAAGATCATCCAAAAGAAATCAAGTCAGAGAAGCCCTCCAACAAAgatgaaaagtcaaaaaaaacagttgaaaaaaGCAAGCCTTCTGATGCAaaacctgaaaaaagaaaaagaaaggcagatGAAAAGGTTGATAAAGAACACGAAGCCACTTCCATAAAGGCCTCTAAACCAGAAACTGCTGAATCAAAAACGTCACCAAAGGGGAAGACTGAGCCTGATGGtgaaaaaacagagagaactCCGGAAAAGGATAAATCTGCTTTTCTGACCACCCCTGCAAAAAAGATTAAACTTAACCGAGAAACCGGCAAAAAGATTGTGAGTGGAGAAAATGTACCACCTGCAAAAGAACCTGCTGAGAAACCTGAGCCAAGCAGCAGCAAAGTTAAACAAgaaaaagtgaaaggaaaagtgagaagaaaagtAACAGCAGCTGATGGATCTAGTTCAACTCTCGTAGATTATACCAGGTACCTTactatttttcctgtttcttttctcatcccccccccccccgcccactaCAAAAATGTTAAATCTTTATGGTGACTAATGAAAGGAGCAGCTAAATCCATTCTAAATGAGTGTTTGAATAACCTGTGAGCTGTTTCATCAAACTGTAATTGGGTCAAATCTAATTTTGTTGAAGAAAAGCAGTCTGTTTGTACTACATAGAAAACTGATAAGGTTAATTCATAGGTGATGGGTTTGACCCTTGTttctgggacttttttctcttatttgttACCCTGTTGGATGAAGTTATTTGACTCTTTGAGGTGAAGAGGATGGATTGATGTCCCCTCTTTGTCTTCCCTCAAATCCAGCTTACTCTAAAGACAAGGATAACAATCCACATCTATATCATGCAATACGTTAATTTTTAGAATTTCCAAGGTATTATAGTGATATACTTCGGTTGGTATGACACCGAATTATACCTTGCAGAAAAACCAGCTCAGTTGCCAGTACTGTGTATTGATTTTTAACTTTGAGGGCAGTACCATGTTGACACAGCAGCACTGTGTCCAGCCCAATACCAGCTTTTCTGGCATTTACCTTGGAGAGAGCTCTACTATATTCCATTGTGTGGCATGTGAAACCAAAGTGATCTAGTGTGAAGTTATTACTTACATTTCAGTGGCTAAAGAAGCAGGACAAAGCAAATTCAAAACATGTAAGATATTGTTGGGGACGTAAGATACTGTTTGGGTATTCTAAGaagttttaaaaacacatttttctgaagGAGAACTTGGGGACATGAGGGTAAAACAGTTTGGCTGGACAAATTTCTCATTCCACTGATGCTTGCTTCTGTGGTGAAACAAGAATGTATATCTAATCTATCTACCATTGGTAGAAATAGGACATCAAGGAATTACCAGATCAGACAGTCCCCAATCTGATAATCTTGTGTCTCTGTTAATTAAATATGTAGTAGGAAGATACTAAATGAATTGATTGCTCATAATCTTAGCCAGTGGACTCATCCTTTCTCTTGTCTCTTGCTTTAATTGAACATGTTTTGAAAAAATGCTGAAGACTTAGAATTTAAACGAAGGGCATTTTATAAAATGTATCATACAGTTAAGAAAAGATGGCTGTGCTTGCATCTTACTCCTTATTgatgtatgcttttttttcttcttcttagcaCTAGTTCTACTGGAGGAAGCCCTGTTAGAAAGTCTGAAGAAAAGCCAGATACAAAACGAACTGTTATTAAGACCATGGAAGAGTATAATAATGATATAACTGCCCCTGCTGAAGACGTCATTATTATGATCCAGGTCCCTCAATCAAAGTGGGATAAAGATGACTTTGAGTCCGAAGAGGAAGACATTAAATCTACCCAGGTACCCTCAAATGTAGGAAAACCTGCTAGTGTTGTAAAAAATGTAAGTGCTAAGCCCCCAAACCCTGTGAAACACAA
This region of Apteryx mantelli isolate bAptMan1 chromosome 16, bAptMan1.hap1, whole genome shotgun sequence genomic DNA includes:
- the RBBP6 gene encoding E3 ubiquitin-protein ligase RBBP6 isoform X6, translated to MSCVHYKFSSKLNYDTVTFDGLHISLCDLKRQIMGREKLKAADCDLQITNAQTKEEYTDDNALIPKNSSVIVRRIPIGGVKATSKTYVISRTEPVSGTSKAIDDSSASISLAQLTKTANLAEANASEEDKIKAMMSQSGHEYDPINYMKKPLGPPPPSYTCFRCGKPGHYIKNCPTNGDKNFESVPRIKKSTGIPRSFMMEVKDPNTKGAMLTNTGKYAIPTIDAEAYAIGKKEKPPFLPEEPSSSSEEDDPIPDELLCLICKDIMNDAVVIPCCGNSYCDECIRTALLESEEHTCPTCHQTDVSPDALIANKFLRQAVNNFKNETGYTKRLRKQIQQQQQQQPPPPPPPPPPPPLMRQTITRNLQPLLRPTISRQQDPLMIPLAALSSHSAAALSLAPGQSSLAAALPVNPSSAAVSDLPPAVSLSLRSEKPDGPFHDADVIPPAALVTASELVKSSSVLSISSLMEEKGYQVPVLRQPALQSLLGSQGQSIPTTGQPMRASTVRSAGSRPGWEPSSNRGRPHSERTQRTQAPTLPASTPVFVPVPPPPLYPPPPHALPLPPGVPPPQFPPQFPPGQPPSAGYTVPPPGYPPAPANMSSAWVPTAVPTAHSNTIPTTQAPPLSREEFYREQRRLKEESKSPYSASSYSRSSYTYSKSRSGSSRSRSYSRSFSRSHSRSYSRSPPYPRRGKGKSRNYRSRSRSHGYHRSRSRSPPYRRYHSRSRSPIFRGQSPTKRTIPQGEGEREYFNRYREVPPYDMKAYYGRSVDFRDPFEKERYREWERNYREWYEKFYKGYAVGAQPRPPVNRENFSPERFGPPGARRENSPYTRGRREDYAGGQSHRNRNIGGNYPEKPSGRESHGIKDPTKSKEKEVENPLGDGKGNKHKKHRKRRKGDENEGFPNAELLEGARKPREPVTAEDIKADSLFMLPSRDDATPVRDEPMEADSIAFKPVSEKEKKEKDKPKAKVDKTKRKAEVAVPPKKDSIIKPTKASQEKVDTDREKSPRTEPPAKKAKEELPKTDSVKTSSSQKDEKTLGTPRKVHPKVTKDHPETRPAKEEKTKKDHPKEIKSEKPSNKDEKSKKTVEKSKPSDAKPEKRKRKADEKVDKEHEATSIKASKPETAESKTSPKGKTEPDGEKTERTPEKDKSAFLTTPAKKIKLNRETGKKIVSGENVPPAKEPAEKPEPSSSKVKQEKVKGKVRRKVTAADGSSSTLVDYTSTSSTGGSPVRKSEEKPDTKRTVIKTMEEYNNDITAPAEDVIIMIQVPQSKWDKDDFESEEEDIKSTQVPSNVGKPASVVKNVSAKPPNPVKHNEKEAEPLEKTQKTTKEASYESSQHDAKGSKSSMSNEKGKTKDRDHSLSDKDTSEKRKSSVQPEKDHSERGTEQGNGKNISQSSKESRSSEKHDTGRGSTAKDFTPNRDKKSDHDSNRDHSSSKRRDEKSELARRKDSPSRNRESTSGQKSKPRDERAEPSKKSTGDSKRSSYSPPRDRRQSDHKAAHDSKRSLEEHKPPDKNSGKEKEKHVSEVKSNKEKEPGGNKPSLRLESPDAKNEKENVTGQNDKSIIKPKPQVSNSSRLSSDLTRETDEAAFVPDYNESDSESNVSAKDEETAGKNSKEPKEKPVDKVKEETAAPTADQPDASRSQSQSSPSVSRSRSQSPSESQTRSHSSSASSGESQDSKKKKKKKDKKKHKKHKKHKKHKKHAGNESELEKSQKHKHKKKKSKKSKDKEKDDQKVKSVTI
- the RBBP6 gene encoding E3 ubiquitin-protein ligase RBBP6 isoform X5 → MMSQSGHEYDPINYMKKPLGPPPPSYTCFRCGKPGHYIKNCPTNGDKNFESVPRIKKSTGIPRSFMMEVKDPNTKGAMLTNTGKYAIPTIDAEAYAIGKKEKPPFLPEEPSSSSEEDDPIPDELLCLICKDIMNDAVVIPCCGNSYCDECIRTALLESEEHTCPTCHQTDVSPDALIANKFLRQAVNNFKNETGYTKRLRKQIQQQQQQQPPPPPPPPPPPPLMRQTITRNLQPLLRPTISRQQDPLMIPLAALSSHSAAALSLAPGQSSLAAALPVNPSSAAVSDLPPAVSLSLRSEKPDGPFHDADVIPPAALVTASELVKSSSVLSISSLMEEKGYQVPVLRQPALQSLLGSQGQSIPTTGQPMRASTVRSAGSRPGWEPSSNRGRPHSERTQRTQAPTLPASTPVFVPVPPPPLYPPPPHALPLPPGVPPPQFPPQFPPGQPPSAGYTVPPPGYPPAPANMSSAWVPTAVPTAHSNTIPTTQAPPLSREEFYREQRRLKEEEKKKSKLDEFTNDFAKELMEYKKIQKERRRSFSRSKSPYSASSYSRSSYTYSKSRSGSSRSRSYSRSFSRSHSRSYSRSPPYPRRGKGKSRNYRSRSRSHGYHRSRSRSPPYRRYHSRSRSPIFRGQSPTKRTIPQGEGEREYFNRYREVPPYDMKAYYGRSVDFRDPFEKERYREWERNYREWYEKFYKGYAVGAQPRPPVNRENFSPERFGPPGARRENSPYTRGRREDYAGGQSHRNRNIGGNYPEKPSGRESHGIKDPTKSKEKEVENPLGDGKGNKHKKHRKRRKGDENEGFPNAELLEGARKPREPVTAEDIKADSLFMLPSRDDATPVRDEPMEADSIAFKPVSEKEKKEKDKPKAKVDKTKRKAEVAVPPKKDSIIKPTKASQEKVDTDREKSPRTEPPAKKAKEELPKTDSVKTSSSQKDEKTLGTPRKVHPKVTKDHPETRPAKEEKTKKDHPKEIKSEKPSNKDEKSKKTVEKSKPSDAKPEKRKRKADEKVDKEHEATSIKASKPETAESKTSPKGKTEPDGEKTERTPEKDKSAFLTTPAKKIKLNRETGKKIVSGENVPPAKEPAEKPEPSSSKVKQEKVKGKVRRKVTAADGSSSTLVDYTSTSSTGGSPVRKSEEKPDTKRTVIKTMEEYNNDITAPAEDVIIMIQVPQSKWDKDDFESEEEDIKSTQVPSNVGKPASVVKNVSAKPPNPVKHNEKEAEPLEKTQKTTKEASYESSQHDAKGSKSSMSNEKGKTKDRDHSLSDKDTSEKRKSSVQPEKDHSERGTEQGNGKNISQSSKESRSSEKHDTGRGSTAKDFTPNRDKKSDHDSNRDHSSSKRRDEKSELARRKDSPSRNRESTSGQKSKPRDERAEPSKKSTGDSKRSSYSPPRDRRQSDHKAAHDSKRSLEEHKPPDKNSGKEKEKHVSEVKSNKEKEPGGNKPSLRLESPDAKNEKENVTGQNDKSIIKPKPQVSNSSRLSSDLTRETDEAAFVPDYNESDSESNVSAKDEETAGKNSKEPKEKPVDKVKEETAAPTADQPDASRSQSQSSPSVSRSRSQSPSESQTRSHSSSASSGESQDSKKKKKKKDKKKHKKHKKHKKHKKHAGNESELEKSQKHKHKKKKSKKSKDKEKDDQKVKSVTI